In one window of Henckelia pumila isolate YLH828 chromosome 1, ASM3356847v2, whole genome shotgun sequence DNA:
- the LOC140876447 gene encoding B3 domain-containing protein Os07g0563300-like isoform X2, with product MTSSSSSTGFCFNFNCREGSEKWRRGWPCRTGDYAHLCDRCASAYEDGKFCETFHLDASGWRSCESCGKKIHCGCIVSFHMFVLLDAGGIECLTCAKKSDILTPNPAWPPPYRFLPSQPERMKDLSVKTLSATVGSGPEPWNPAPNLFNGFTIPSIVQPRMPSEIDLLGGMDRFRICQRLSTVSLEMKDNSFERLVDGKSRIGPIETFVNEASCKEQSNSSINDFGLIAFPKNDSAVPVSCVVATSSRTEANEATQLSPIFSQPFISSIQVGKQVWNHNRVGSSCEVQPCTGKARGDDRFRSQLLPRYRPQITDEELQQISTDSNSVITPLFEKLLTASDAGRIGRLVLPKKCAEAYFPPIAQPEGLPLEVRDMKGKEWVFQFRYWPNNNSRMYVLEGITPCLQSLQLQAGDTVTFSRLEPEGKLIMGCRKASIMSSFDQEDEASLFGNNASVVVEDSIKNRSGEVISIHGDLNAKSQQRFPPINQDAKSDPKSAGSIVKSTFNAKKILETKPMAHNNRKNSTLGTKNKRLRIENEDIIELKLTWKEAQLLMRPPPKISPTVFVIDGFEIEEFEEAAPIIGRPTIPVVDHLGLKIQWAQCEECFKWRKVPADAVLSSRWTCSENTWDLVRSLCSATEELSAEQLDELLPTISKVSSEKSKTTDHHSDLLVGLEGLGALANLAIQGEGESLPHSSPTRTKHPRHKPGCSCIVCIQPPSGKGLKHKQSCECAVCSSLRRRFRTLMERREKKQLEKESEALQQQQLPEQQLHIDAQPSNNVGDSHVNLEELGNGGCVDEHKGKNPTVVPLKGQIDLNIQPEREEELSPAGSNSGAVKCFSRGGTTQEDIGPQHLPSDTSVLGN from the exons ATGACGTCATCGTCTTCTTCGACGGGGTTTTGCTTTAATTTTAACTGCAGGGAGGGGTCGGAGAAGTGGAGGAGAGGTTGGCCCTGCCGGACTGGTGACTATGCTCATCTATGCGATCGATGCGC TTCTGCTTATGAGGATGGAAAATTTTGTGAGACATTCCACCTTGATGCTTCCGGTTGGAGAAGCTGTGAATCTTGTGGAAAG AAAATTCATTGTGGATGTATAGTATCATTCCATATGTTCGTACTGTTGGATGCGGGAGGAATTGAATGTCTAACATGTGCAAAGAAAAGCGACATTTTG ACCCCAAATCCTGCCTGGCCACCACCTTATCGCTTTCTTCCTTCGCAACCTGAAAGAATGAAGGACCTCTCTGTGAAAACTTTGAGTGCAACAGTTGGCTCAGGTCCAGAACCATGGAATCCTGCCCCCAACTTATTCAATGGTTTTACCATCCCATCAATTGTGCAGCCAAGGATGCCCTCTGAAATTGATTTACTGGGTGGGATGGACAGGTTTCGCATATGTCAGAGATTGTCTACAGTGTCCCTTGAGATGAAAGATAACTCTTTCGAAAGATTAGTTGATGGAAAGTCAAGAATTGGCCCGATTGAAACATTTGTGAATG AAGCCAGCTGTAAGGAACAATCAAATTCATCCATAAATGATTTTGGCCTGATAGCATTCCCAAAAAATGATTCTGCTGTTCCGGTTTCGTGTGTGGTTGCAACTTCATCCAGAACTGAAGCCAATGAGGCTACCCAGCTTTCTCCTATCTTTTCACAGCCATTCATTTCATCAATTCAAGTGGGAAAACAGGTCTGGAATCATAACAGAGTGGGGTCATCTTGTGAGGTGCAACCATGTACTGGAAAAGCTCGAGGAGATGATCGCTTCCGAAGTCAGTTGCTTCCTAGGTATCGGCCCCAAATAACTGATGAGGAGCTTCAACAAATATCTACCGA TTCGAACTCAGTTATTACTCCATTGTTTGAGAAATTGTTGACTGCTAGTGATGCGGGACGAATTGGGCGCTTAGTCTTGCCAAAAAAATGTGCAGAG GCCTATTTTCCGCCAATTGCTCAACCAGAAGGGTTACCTTTGGAAGTACGGGATATGAAGGGGAAGGAATGGGTTTTTCAGTTTCGATATTGGCCCAACAATAACAGTCGAATGTATGTTTTAGAAGGAATTACTCCATGTTTACAATCCTTGCAACTTCAAGCTGGTGATACAG TAACATTTAGTAGACTCGAACCAGAAGGAAAGTTGATCATGGGATGCAGAAAGGCTTCAATTATGTCGTCGTTTGATCAG GAAGATGAAGCTTCTTTATTTGGGAATAATGCATCAGTTGTGGTGGAAGATAGCATAAAGAATAGGTCTGGGGAAGTTATTTCAATACATGGTGATCTGAATGCTAAATCACAACAGAGATTTCCACCCATCAATCAGGATGCCAAATCAGATCCAAAAAGTGCTGGGTCAATTGTTAAATCTACTTTCAATGCAAAAAAAATACTTGAAACCAAGCCAATGGCTCATAACAATAGGAAAAATAGTACCTTGGGTACAAAGAACAAACGTCTTAGGATTGAAAATGAGGATATTATAGAGTTGAAGCTCACTTGGAAAGAAGCTCAACTATTGATGCGCCCACCTCCTAAAATTTCCCCAACAGTTTTTGTCATAGACGGATTTGAAATTGAAGAATTCGAG GAGGCTGCACCAATTATTGGAAGGCCTACTATCCCAGTAGTAGATCATTTAGG TTTAAAGATTCAGTGGGCTCAATGTGAAGAGTGTTTTAAGTGGCGCAAAGTACCTGCAGATGCAGTTCTTTCTTCTAGGTGGACCTGTTCAGAAAATACATGGGACCTTGTCAG ATCTCTATGCTCAGCCACTGAGGAATTATCTGCGGAACAACTTGATGAATTATTACCTACCATTAGCAAAG TTTCTTCTGAGAAAAGCAAGACCACCGACCATCATTCTGATTTGCTCGTGGGCCTGGAAGGGCTGGGCGCCCTTGCAAATCTTGCCATCCAAGGGGAGGGAGAAAGCCTTCCACATTCTTCCCCGACAAGGACAAAACACCCTCGTCATAAACCTGGCTGTTCTTGCATCGTTTGCATTCAGCCCCCAAGTGGGAAAGGCTTGAAACATAAGCAATCGTGTGAGTGTGCTGTATGTAGTTCATTAAGGCGCCGTTTCAGAACCCTGATGGAGAGGCGTGAGAAGAAACAATTGGAGAAAGAATCTGAAGCTTTGCAGCAGCAACAATTACCCGAACAACAGCTGCATATCGATGCACAACCAAGTAACAATGTGGGAGATAGTCACGTAAATCTAGAAGAGTTGGGGAATGGGGGCTGTGTTGATGAGCACAAGGGTAAAAACCCGACTGTGGTGCCTTTGAAAGGTCAAATAGACCTTAATATCCAGCCGGAACGGGAGGAAGAGTTGTCCCCTGCTGGCTCAAATTCTGGGGCCGTGAAATGTTTCTCCAGGGGCGGCACCACACAGGAAGATATTGGACCACAGCACTTACCTTCGGACACCTCCGTCCTAGGAAATTAG
- the LOC140876447 gene encoding B3 domain-containing protein Os07g0563300-like isoform X3 encodes MTSLLQKIHCGCIVSFHMFVLLDAGGIECLTCAKKSDILTPNPAWPPPYRFLPSQPERMKDLSVKTLSATVGSGPEPWNPAPNLFNGFTIPSIVQPRMPSEIDLLGGMDRFRICQRLSTVSLEMKDNSFERLVDGKSRIGPIETFVNGNAEASCKEQSNSSINDFGLIAFPKNDSAVPVSCVVATSSRTEANEATQLSPIFSQPFISSIQVGKQVWNHNRVGSSCEVQPCTGKARGDDRFRSQLLPRYRPQITDEELQQISTDSNSVITPLFEKLLTASDAGRIGRLVLPKKCAEAYFPPIAQPEGLPLEVRDMKGKEWVFQFRYWPNNNSRMYVLEGITPCLQSLQLQAGDTVTFSRLEPEGKLIMGCRKASIMSSFDQEDEASLFGNNASVVVEDSIKNRSGEVISIHGDLNAKSQQRFPPINQDAKSDPKSAGSIVKSTFNAKKILETKPMAHNNRKNSTLGTKNKRLRIENEDIIELKLTWKEAQLLMRPPPKISPTVFVIDGFEIEEFEEAAPIIGRPTIPVVDHLGLKIQWAQCEECFKWRKVPADAVLSSRWTCSENTWDLVRSLCSATEELSAEQLDELLPTISKVSSEKSKTTDHHSDLLVGLEGLGALANLAIQGEGESLPHSSPTRTKHPRHKPGCSCIVCIQPPSGKGLKHKQSCECAVCSSLRRRFRTLMERREKKQLEKESEALQQQQLPEQQLHIDAQPSNNVGDSHVNLEELGNGGCVDEHKGKNPTVVPLKGQIDLNIQPEREEELSPAGSNSGAVKCFSRGGTTQEDIGPQHLPSDTSVLGN; translated from the exons ATGACTTCATTGTTGCAGAAAATTCATTGTGGATGTATAGTATCATTCCATATGTTCGTACTGTTGGATGCGGGAGGAATTGAATGTCTAACATGTGCAAAGAAAAGCGACATTTTG ACCCCAAATCCTGCCTGGCCACCACCTTATCGCTTTCTTCCTTCGCAACCTGAAAGAATGAAGGACCTCTCTGTGAAAACTTTGAGTGCAACAGTTGGCTCAGGTCCAGAACCATGGAATCCTGCCCCCAACTTATTCAATGGTTTTACCATCCCATCAATTGTGCAGCCAAGGATGCCCTCTGAAATTGATTTACTGGGTGGGATGGACAGGTTTCGCATATGTCAGAGATTGTCTACAGTGTCCCTTGAGATGAAAGATAACTCTTTCGAAAGATTAGTTGATGGAAAGTCAAGAATTGGCCCGATTGAAACATTTGTGAATGGTAATGCTG AAGCCAGCTGTAAGGAACAATCAAATTCATCCATAAATGATTTTGGCCTGATAGCATTCCCAAAAAATGATTCTGCTGTTCCGGTTTCGTGTGTGGTTGCAACTTCATCCAGAACTGAAGCCAATGAGGCTACCCAGCTTTCTCCTATCTTTTCACAGCCATTCATTTCATCAATTCAAGTGGGAAAACAGGTCTGGAATCATAACAGAGTGGGGTCATCTTGTGAGGTGCAACCATGTACTGGAAAAGCTCGAGGAGATGATCGCTTCCGAAGTCAGTTGCTTCCTAGGTATCGGCCCCAAATAACTGATGAGGAGCTTCAACAAATATCTACCGA TTCGAACTCAGTTATTACTCCATTGTTTGAGAAATTGTTGACTGCTAGTGATGCGGGACGAATTGGGCGCTTAGTCTTGCCAAAAAAATGTGCAGAG GCCTATTTTCCGCCAATTGCTCAACCAGAAGGGTTACCTTTGGAAGTACGGGATATGAAGGGGAAGGAATGGGTTTTTCAGTTTCGATATTGGCCCAACAATAACAGTCGAATGTATGTTTTAGAAGGAATTACTCCATGTTTACAATCCTTGCAACTTCAAGCTGGTGATACAG TAACATTTAGTAGACTCGAACCAGAAGGAAAGTTGATCATGGGATGCAGAAAGGCTTCAATTATGTCGTCGTTTGATCAG GAAGATGAAGCTTCTTTATTTGGGAATAATGCATCAGTTGTGGTGGAAGATAGCATAAAGAATAGGTCTGGGGAAGTTATTTCAATACATGGTGATCTGAATGCTAAATCACAACAGAGATTTCCACCCATCAATCAGGATGCCAAATCAGATCCAAAAAGTGCTGGGTCAATTGTTAAATCTACTTTCAATGCAAAAAAAATACTTGAAACCAAGCCAATGGCTCATAACAATAGGAAAAATAGTACCTTGGGTACAAAGAACAAACGTCTTAGGATTGAAAATGAGGATATTATAGAGTTGAAGCTCACTTGGAAAGAAGCTCAACTATTGATGCGCCCACCTCCTAAAATTTCCCCAACAGTTTTTGTCATAGACGGATTTGAAATTGAAGAATTCGAG GAGGCTGCACCAATTATTGGAAGGCCTACTATCCCAGTAGTAGATCATTTAGG TTTAAAGATTCAGTGGGCTCAATGTGAAGAGTGTTTTAAGTGGCGCAAAGTACCTGCAGATGCAGTTCTTTCTTCTAGGTGGACCTGTTCAGAAAATACATGGGACCTTGTCAG ATCTCTATGCTCAGCCACTGAGGAATTATCTGCGGAACAACTTGATGAATTATTACCTACCATTAGCAAAG TTTCTTCTGAGAAAAGCAAGACCACCGACCATCATTCTGATTTGCTCGTGGGCCTGGAAGGGCTGGGCGCCCTTGCAAATCTTGCCATCCAAGGGGAGGGAGAAAGCCTTCCACATTCTTCCCCGACAAGGACAAAACACCCTCGTCATAAACCTGGCTGTTCTTGCATCGTTTGCATTCAGCCCCCAAGTGGGAAAGGCTTGAAACATAAGCAATCGTGTGAGTGTGCTGTATGTAGTTCATTAAGGCGCCGTTTCAGAACCCTGATGGAGAGGCGTGAGAAGAAACAATTGGAGAAAGAATCTGAAGCTTTGCAGCAGCAACAATTACCCGAACAACAGCTGCATATCGATGCACAACCAAGTAACAATGTGGGAGATAGTCACGTAAATCTAGAAGAGTTGGGGAATGGGGGCTGTGTTGATGAGCACAAGGGTAAAAACCCGACTGTGGTGCCTTTGAAAGGTCAAATAGACCTTAATATCCAGCCGGAACGGGAGGAAGAGTTGTCCCCTGCTGGCTCAAATTCTGGGGCCGTGAAATGTTTCTCCAGGGGCGGCACCACACAGGAAGATATTGGACCACAGCACTTACCTTCGGACACCTCCGTCCTAGGAAATTAG
- the LOC140876449 gene encoding uncharacterized protein: MGLKNTLTSSMKMFTLISVGVVSLAVGIIMKSAVPISMTGFPVIVLSWLKPPFLYLIINGIILAIAASSRFFDQNQSQVILSKPLVSAVKGEASLPQDLAVLSLQSENIISPVVYDQREESLHEELKVEDINISTHDQLQLEYYPLEKPLVSLRFVHRKPIKSNTPQGASGLKVARPKRQETAENTWRAITEGCHMTLTRHQNHHKKIHDPPKSDTFKSISKFHDPSIYRIRREPSMTRDELNNRVEAFIKKFNEDMRLQRQQSLQQFMEMMNRSA, encoded by the exons atgggtTTAAAGAACACTTTGACTTCATCCATGAAAATGTTCACATTAATTTCAGTGGGAGTTGTTTCATTGGCCGTGGGAATAATAATGAAGTCAGCAGTCCCCATTTCCATGACCGGATTCCCCGTAATAGTACTATCTTGGTTGAAGCCGCCATTTCTCTACTTAATCATCAACGGAATCATCCTCGCCATAGCCGCCTCCTCCCGCTTTTTCGACCAAAACCAATCACAAGTTATTCTTTCCAAGCCGTTGGTTTCAGCCGTCAAAGGAGAAGCTTCTTTACCGCAAGATCTTGCCGTATTATCGCTTCAATCGGAGAATATTATTAGCCCTGTGGTGTATGATCAGCGAGAAGAAAGCCTTCATGAAGAGTTAAAAGTCGAAGATATTAATATATCTACTCATGATCAGCTACAACTGGAATATTATCCGTTAGAGAAACCTCTGGTTTCTTTAAGATTTGTTCACCGCAAGCCAATCAAATCCAACACCCCCCAAG GTGCGAGTGGCTTGAAGGTGGCGAGGCCGAAGCGGCAGGAGACGGCGGAGAATACATGGAGGGCGATAACAGAGGGGTGCCACATGACCCTCACGAGGCACCAAAACCATCACAAGAAGATTCATGACCCGCCAAAGTCTGATACTTTTAAGAGCATATCCAAATTTCATGACCCGTCAATTTACAGGATCCGAAGAGAACCTTCCATGACTCGGGACGAGTTGAACAACCGAGTCGAGGCGTTTATCAAGAAGTTCAACGAAGACATGAGGCTGCAAAGGCAACAGTCCTTGCAACAGTTCATGGAGATGATGAATCGTAGCGCGTAG
- the LOC140876447 gene encoding B3 domain-containing protein Os07g0563300-like isoform X1 yields the protein MTSSSSSTGFCFNFNCREGSEKWRRGWPCRTGDYAHLCDRCASAYEDGKFCETFHLDASGWRSCESCGKKIHCGCIVSFHMFVLLDAGGIECLTCAKKSDILTPNPAWPPPYRFLPSQPERMKDLSVKTLSATVGSGPEPWNPAPNLFNGFTIPSIVQPRMPSEIDLLGGMDRFRICQRLSTVSLEMKDNSFERLVDGKSRIGPIETFVNGNAEASCKEQSNSSINDFGLIAFPKNDSAVPVSCVVATSSRTEANEATQLSPIFSQPFISSIQVGKQVWNHNRVGSSCEVQPCTGKARGDDRFRSQLLPRYRPQITDEELQQISTDSNSVITPLFEKLLTASDAGRIGRLVLPKKCAEAYFPPIAQPEGLPLEVRDMKGKEWVFQFRYWPNNNSRMYVLEGITPCLQSLQLQAGDTVTFSRLEPEGKLIMGCRKASIMSSFDQEDEASLFGNNASVVVEDSIKNRSGEVISIHGDLNAKSQQRFPPINQDAKSDPKSAGSIVKSTFNAKKILETKPMAHNNRKNSTLGTKNKRLRIENEDIIELKLTWKEAQLLMRPPPKISPTVFVIDGFEIEEFEEAAPIIGRPTIPVVDHLGLKIQWAQCEECFKWRKVPADAVLSSRWTCSENTWDLVRSLCSATEELSAEQLDELLPTISKVSSEKSKTTDHHSDLLVGLEGLGALANLAIQGEGESLPHSSPTRTKHPRHKPGCSCIVCIQPPSGKGLKHKQSCECAVCSSLRRRFRTLMERREKKQLEKESEALQQQQLPEQQLHIDAQPSNNVGDSHVNLEELGNGGCVDEHKGKNPTVVPLKGQIDLNIQPEREEELSPAGSNSGAVKCFSRGGTTQEDIGPQHLPSDTSVLGN from the exons ATGACGTCATCGTCTTCTTCGACGGGGTTTTGCTTTAATTTTAACTGCAGGGAGGGGTCGGAGAAGTGGAGGAGAGGTTGGCCCTGCCGGACTGGTGACTATGCTCATCTATGCGATCGATGCGC TTCTGCTTATGAGGATGGAAAATTTTGTGAGACATTCCACCTTGATGCTTCCGGTTGGAGAAGCTGTGAATCTTGTGGAAAG AAAATTCATTGTGGATGTATAGTATCATTCCATATGTTCGTACTGTTGGATGCGGGAGGAATTGAATGTCTAACATGTGCAAAGAAAAGCGACATTTTG ACCCCAAATCCTGCCTGGCCACCACCTTATCGCTTTCTTCCTTCGCAACCTGAAAGAATGAAGGACCTCTCTGTGAAAACTTTGAGTGCAACAGTTGGCTCAGGTCCAGAACCATGGAATCCTGCCCCCAACTTATTCAATGGTTTTACCATCCCATCAATTGTGCAGCCAAGGATGCCCTCTGAAATTGATTTACTGGGTGGGATGGACAGGTTTCGCATATGTCAGAGATTGTCTACAGTGTCCCTTGAGATGAAAGATAACTCTTTCGAAAGATTAGTTGATGGAAAGTCAAGAATTGGCCCGATTGAAACATTTGTGAATGGTAATGCTG AAGCCAGCTGTAAGGAACAATCAAATTCATCCATAAATGATTTTGGCCTGATAGCATTCCCAAAAAATGATTCTGCTGTTCCGGTTTCGTGTGTGGTTGCAACTTCATCCAGAACTGAAGCCAATGAGGCTACCCAGCTTTCTCCTATCTTTTCACAGCCATTCATTTCATCAATTCAAGTGGGAAAACAGGTCTGGAATCATAACAGAGTGGGGTCATCTTGTGAGGTGCAACCATGTACTGGAAAAGCTCGAGGAGATGATCGCTTCCGAAGTCAGTTGCTTCCTAGGTATCGGCCCCAAATAACTGATGAGGAGCTTCAACAAATATCTACCGA TTCGAACTCAGTTATTACTCCATTGTTTGAGAAATTGTTGACTGCTAGTGATGCGGGACGAATTGGGCGCTTAGTCTTGCCAAAAAAATGTGCAGAG GCCTATTTTCCGCCAATTGCTCAACCAGAAGGGTTACCTTTGGAAGTACGGGATATGAAGGGGAAGGAATGGGTTTTTCAGTTTCGATATTGGCCCAACAATAACAGTCGAATGTATGTTTTAGAAGGAATTACTCCATGTTTACAATCCTTGCAACTTCAAGCTGGTGATACAG TAACATTTAGTAGACTCGAACCAGAAGGAAAGTTGATCATGGGATGCAGAAAGGCTTCAATTATGTCGTCGTTTGATCAG GAAGATGAAGCTTCTTTATTTGGGAATAATGCATCAGTTGTGGTGGAAGATAGCATAAAGAATAGGTCTGGGGAAGTTATTTCAATACATGGTGATCTGAATGCTAAATCACAACAGAGATTTCCACCCATCAATCAGGATGCCAAATCAGATCCAAAAAGTGCTGGGTCAATTGTTAAATCTACTTTCAATGCAAAAAAAATACTTGAAACCAAGCCAATGGCTCATAACAATAGGAAAAATAGTACCTTGGGTACAAAGAACAAACGTCTTAGGATTGAAAATGAGGATATTATAGAGTTGAAGCTCACTTGGAAAGAAGCTCAACTATTGATGCGCCCACCTCCTAAAATTTCCCCAACAGTTTTTGTCATAGACGGATTTGAAATTGAAGAATTCGAG GAGGCTGCACCAATTATTGGAAGGCCTACTATCCCAGTAGTAGATCATTTAGG TTTAAAGATTCAGTGGGCTCAATGTGAAGAGTGTTTTAAGTGGCGCAAAGTACCTGCAGATGCAGTTCTTTCTTCTAGGTGGACCTGTTCAGAAAATACATGGGACCTTGTCAG ATCTCTATGCTCAGCCACTGAGGAATTATCTGCGGAACAACTTGATGAATTATTACCTACCATTAGCAAAG TTTCTTCTGAGAAAAGCAAGACCACCGACCATCATTCTGATTTGCTCGTGGGCCTGGAAGGGCTGGGCGCCCTTGCAAATCTTGCCATCCAAGGGGAGGGAGAAAGCCTTCCACATTCTTCCCCGACAAGGACAAAACACCCTCGTCATAAACCTGGCTGTTCTTGCATCGTTTGCATTCAGCCCCCAAGTGGGAAAGGCTTGAAACATAAGCAATCGTGTGAGTGTGCTGTATGTAGTTCATTAAGGCGCCGTTTCAGAACCCTGATGGAGAGGCGTGAGAAGAAACAATTGGAGAAAGAATCTGAAGCTTTGCAGCAGCAACAATTACCCGAACAACAGCTGCATATCGATGCACAACCAAGTAACAATGTGGGAGATAGTCACGTAAATCTAGAAGAGTTGGGGAATGGGGGCTGTGTTGATGAGCACAAGGGTAAAAACCCGACTGTGGTGCCTTTGAAAGGTCAAATAGACCTTAATATCCAGCCGGAACGGGAGGAAGAGTTGTCCCCTGCTGGCTCAAATTCTGGGGCCGTGAAATGTTTCTCCAGGGGCGGCACCACACAGGAAGATATTGGACCACAGCACTTACCTTCGGACACCTCCGTCCTAGGAAATTAG
- the LOC140876447 gene encoding B3 domain-containing protein Os07g0563300-like isoform X4, translated as MFVLLDAGGIECLTCAKKSDILTPNPAWPPPYRFLPSQPERMKDLSVKTLSATVGSGPEPWNPAPNLFNGFTIPSIVQPRMPSEIDLLGGMDRFRICQRLSTVSLEMKDNSFERLVDGKSRIGPIETFVNGNAEASCKEQSNSSINDFGLIAFPKNDSAVPVSCVVATSSRTEANEATQLSPIFSQPFISSIQVGKQVWNHNRVGSSCEVQPCTGKARGDDRFRSQLLPRYRPQITDEELQQISTDSNSVITPLFEKLLTASDAGRIGRLVLPKKCAEAYFPPIAQPEGLPLEVRDMKGKEWVFQFRYWPNNNSRMYVLEGITPCLQSLQLQAGDTVTFSRLEPEGKLIMGCRKASIMSSFDQEDEASLFGNNASVVVEDSIKNRSGEVISIHGDLNAKSQQRFPPINQDAKSDPKSAGSIVKSTFNAKKILETKPMAHNNRKNSTLGTKNKRLRIENEDIIELKLTWKEAQLLMRPPPKISPTVFVIDGFEIEEFEEAAPIIGRPTIPVVDHLGLKIQWAQCEECFKWRKVPADAVLSSRWTCSENTWDLVRSLCSATEELSAEQLDELLPTISKVSSEKSKTTDHHSDLLVGLEGLGALANLAIQGEGESLPHSSPTRTKHPRHKPGCSCIVCIQPPSGKGLKHKQSCECAVCSSLRRRFRTLMERREKKQLEKESEALQQQQLPEQQLHIDAQPSNNVGDSHVNLEELGNGGCVDEHKGKNPTVVPLKGQIDLNIQPEREEELSPAGSNSGAVKCFSRGGTTQEDIGPQHLPSDTSVLGN; from the exons ATGTTCGTACTGTTGGATGCGGGAGGAATTGAATGTCTAACATGTGCAAAGAAAAGCGACATTTTG ACCCCAAATCCTGCCTGGCCACCACCTTATCGCTTTCTTCCTTCGCAACCTGAAAGAATGAAGGACCTCTCTGTGAAAACTTTGAGTGCAACAGTTGGCTCAGGTCCAGAACCATGGAATCCTGCCCCCAACTTATTCAATGGTTTTACCATCCCATCAATTGTGCAGCCAAGGATGCCCTCTGAAATTGATTTACTGGGTGGGATGGACAGGTTTCGCATATGTCAGAGATTGTCTACAGTGTCCCTTGAGATGAAAGATAACTCTTTCGAAAGATTAGTTGATGGAAAGTCAAGAATTGGCCCGATTGAAACATTTGTGAATGGTAATGCTG AAGCCAGCTGTAAGGAACAATCAAATTCATCCATAAATGATTTTGGCCTGATAGCATTCCCAAAAAATGATTCTGCTGTTCCGGTTTCGTGTGTGGTTGCAACTTCATCCAGAACTGAAGCCAATGAGGCTACCCAGCTTTCTCCTATCTTTTCACAGCCATTCATTTCATCAATTCAAGTGGGAAAACAGGTCTGGAATCATAACAGAGTGGGGTCATCTTGTGAGGTGCAACCATGTACTGGAAAAGCTCGAGGAGATGATCGCTTCCGAAGTCAGTTGCTTCCTAGGTATCGGCCCCAAATAACTGATGAGGAGCTTCAACAAATATCTACCGA TTCGAACTCAGTTATTACTCCATTGTTTGAGAAATTGTTGACTGCTAGTGATGCGGGACGAATTGGGCGCTTAGTCTTGCCAAAAAAATGTGCAGAG GCCTATTTTCCGCCAATTGCTCAACCAGAAGGGTTACCTTTGGAAGTACGGGATATGAAGGGGAAGGAATGGGTTTTTCAGTTTCGATATTGGCCCAACAATAACAGTCGAATGTATGTTTTAGAAGGAATTACTCCATGTTTACAATCCTTGCAACTTCAAGCTGGTGATACAG TAACATTTAGTAGACTCGAACCAGAAGGAAAGTTGATCATGGGATGCAGAAAGGCTTCAATTATGTCGTCGTTTGATCAG GAAGATGAAGCTTCTTTATTTGGGAATAATGCATCAGTTGTGGTGGAAGATAGCATAAAGAATAGGTCTGGGGAAGTTATTTCAATACATGGTGATCTGAATGCTAAATCACAACAGAGATTTCCACCCATCAATCAGGATGCCAAATCAGATCCAAAAAGTGCTGGGTCAATTGTTAAATCTACTTTCAATGCAAAAAAAATACTTGAAACCAAGCCAATGGCTCATAACAATAGGAAAAATAGTACCTTGGGTACAAAGAACAAACGTCTTAGGATTGAAAATGAGGATATTATAGAGTTGAAGCTCACTTGGAAAGAAGCTCAACTATTGATGCGCCCACCTCCTAAAATTTCCCCAACAGTTTTTGTCATAGACGGATTTGAAATTGAAGAATTCGAG GAGGCTGCACCAATTATTGGAAGGCCTACTATCCCAGTAGTAGATCATTTAGG TTTAAAGATTCAGTGGGCTCAATGTGAAGAGTGTTTTAAGTGGCGCAAAGTACCTGCAGATGCAGTTCTTTCTTCTAGGTGGACCTGTTCAGAAAATACATGGGACCTTGTCAG ATCTCTATGCTCAGCCACTGAGGAATTATCTGCGGAACAACTTGATGAATTATTACCTACCATTAGCAAAG TTTCTTCTGAGAAAAGCAAGACCACCGACCATCATTCTGATTTGCTCGTGGGCCTGGAAGGGCTGGGCGCCCTTGCAAATCTTGCCATCCAAGGGGAGGGAGAAAGCCTTCCACATTCTTCCCCGACAAGGACAAAACACCCTCGTCATAAACCTGGCTGTTCTTGCATCGTTTGCATTCAGCCCCCAAGTGGGAAAGGCTTGAAACATAAGCAATCGTGTGAGTGTGCTGTATGTAGTTCATTAAGGCGCCGTTTCAGAACCCTGATGGAGAGGCGTGAGAAGAAACAATTGGAGAAAGAATCTGAAGCTTTGCAGCAGCAACAATTACCCGAACAACAGCTGCATATCGATGCACAACCAAGTAACAATGTGGGAGATAGTCACGTAAATCTAGAAGAGTTGGGGAATGGGGGCTGTGTTGATGAGCACAAGGGTAAAAACCCGACTGTGGTGCCTTTGAAAGGTCAAATAGACCTTAATATCCAGCCGGAACGGGAGGAAGAGTTGTCCCCTGCTGGCTCAAATTCTGGGGCCGTGAAATGTTTCTCCAGGGGCGGCACCACACAGGAAGATATTGGACCACAGCACTTACCTTCGGACACCTCCGTCCTAGGAAATTAG